One stretch of Zhihengliuella flava DNA includes these proteins:
- a CDS encoding MBL fold metallo-hydrolase encodes MLLERIYDEDLAQASYFIGCQAKGEAVVVDARRDIQTYVELAARHGMNITAVTETHIHADYLSGTRELAAATGAQIYVSGEGGADWQYGFEATRLMDQDTITLGNITVRALHTPGHTPEHLALAVTDGAFSDEPGFLLSGDFVFAGDLGRPDLLDESAGGEDTRFEGAQQLFASLKNTFLALPDWVQVYPGHGAGSACGKALGSLPSTTVGYERHFAWWGPYLAADDEAGFVRELLDGQPDAHAYFSRMKRENRQGPAVLGERHPLPEISPDSLAKDLAADAVGVVDTRPHQAVHQGTVPGALNIPAGNKMASFGAWAVDPETDSRPLVLLADGPESAMGMWDHLVRVGIDRVAGFVTTFDGLPTEVPALVAPEDLDDLEAALLLDVRNKTEHAAGHIPGSTQLSAGRVLWHTDQLPDDGTIVTYCQSGVRNSVAAAALRRAGYDVVELDGSYAAWDAWRQQR; translated from the coding sequence ATGCTGCTGGAACGGATTTACGACGAGGACTTGGCGCAGGCCAGCTACTTCATCGGCTGTCAGGCGAAGGGCGAGGCCGTGGTGGTCGACGCGCGGCGGGACATCCAGACCTACGTTGAGCTGGCGGCCCGTCACGGCATGAACATCACGGCCGTGACCGAAACCCACATCCACGCCGACTACCTCTCCGGCACCCGGGAACTGGCGGCAGCAACCGGTGCGCAGATCTATGTCTCCGGCGAGGGCGGAGCCGACTGGCAGTACGGGTTTGAGGCCACCCGGCTGATGGATCAGGACACCATCACGCTGGGGAACATCACCGTGCGCGCCCTCCACACCCCGGGCCACACCCCAGAGCATTTGGCGCTCGCGGTGACGGACGGTGCGTTCAGCGACGAGCCCGGCTTCCTGCTCTCCGGGGACTTTGTCTTCGCGGGCGATCTGGGCCGCCCGGACCTGTTGGACGAGTCCGCTGGCGGCGAGGACACCCGCTTCGAGGGTGCCCAGCAGCTCTTCGCCTCGTTGAAGAACACGTTCCTCGCCCTGCCGGACTGGGTGCAGGTCTATCCCGGCCACGGCGCCGGCAGCGCGTGCGGCAAGGCCCTGGGCTCACTGCCCTCGACCACCGTGGGCTACGAGCGCCACTTTGCGTGGTGGGGCCCCTACCTCGCGGCCGACGACGAGGCCGGGTTCGTGCGGGAACTGCTGGACGGTCAGCCGGATGCCCACGCCTATTTCTCCCGGATGAAGCGGGAGAACCGTCAGGGGCCAGCCGTGCTGGGGGAGCGGCACCCGCTGCCCGAAATCTCCCCGGATTCACTGGCCAAGGATCTGGCCGCGGACGCCGTGGGCGTCGTGGACACGCGCCCACACCAGGCAGTGCATCAGGGGACGGTCCCGGGTGCCCTGAACATCCCCGCCGGGAACAAAATGGCGAGCTTCGGCGCGTGGGCCGTGGATCCGGAGACGGACAGCCGGCCTCTGGTGCTCCTGGCGGACGGGCCGGAGTCCGCGATGGGCATGTGGGATCACCTCGTCCGCGTAGGGATCGATCGCGTGGCCGGGTTCGTCACCACGTTCGACGGGCTGCCCACCGAGGTACCAGCCCTCGTGGCGCCGGAGGACCTCGATGACCTGGAAGCGGCCCTGCTCCTCGACGTCCGCAACAAGACGGAGCACGCCGCCGGGCACATTCCCGGTTCCACACAGCTCAGCGCGGGCCGCGTGCTGTGGCACACCGATCAGCTGCCCGACGACGGCACGATCGTGACGTATTGCCAGTCCGGCGTCCGCAACTCTGTGGCCGCCGCCGCGCTGCGCCGCGCGGGGTACGACGTCGTCGAACTCGACGGCAGTTACGCCGCCTGGGACGCCTGGCGTCAGCAGCGCTGA
- a CDS encoding rhodanese-like domain-containing protein produces the protein MTTEHRTISAAELKEHHDAGTPLRVLDVRSAAEFESEHIDGSVNVPLPLLRQHAAEVAKALSGPVVLACQSGVRATEAQANLAQAGLPAARVLTGGVPGYRNVSGAVVRGAQRWALERQVRMVAGSLVVIGLAGGRFVAPQLRAVAGAIGAGLTFSAATNTCAMGSALSKLPWNASAEEPTLSSVLTQLTAQG, from the coding sequence ATGACCACTGAACACCGAACCATCAGCGCCGCAGAGCTCAAGGAACACCACGACGCCGGCACCCCCCTCCGTGTGCTCGACGTCAGGTCCGCCGCGGAGTTCGAGTCCGAGCACATCGACGGCTCGGTCAACGTGCCGTTGCCCCTCCTGCGGCAGCACGCCGCGGAGGTCGCGAAGGCCCTGTCCGGACCGGTGGTGTTGGCCTGCCAGTCGGGCGTTCGCGCCACCGAAGCGCAGGCCAACCTGGCCCAGGCCGGGCTACCGGCGGCCCGCGTGCTCACGGGGGGCGTCCCCGGATATCGCAACGTTTCCGGCGCGGTGGTCCGCGGCGCCCAGCGCTGGGCCCTAGAGCGTCAGGTCCGGATGGTTGCGGGGTCCCTCGTGGTCATCGGCCTCGCCGGAGGCCGCTTCGTGGCTCCCCAGCTGCGCGCGGTCGCGGGGGCCATTGGCGCCGGGCTGACCTTCTCGGCCGCCACCAATACCTGTGCGATGGGATCGGCCCTGTCCAAGCTGCCGTGGAACGCCTCCGCCGAGGAGCCCACGCTGTCCTCGGTGCTCACCCAGCTCACGGCTCAGGGCTAG